The Ammospiza nelsoni isolate bAmmNel1 chromosome 20, bAmmNel1.pri, whole genome shotgun sequence genome contains the following window.
TGTTATTCATAGGATGTGTTACTGTGGGAGTGAGGAAACCCTTCCAGGGCCCTTCCAGCTGGCacctgctggcagagccctccagggctgtgctgggctgtgccctcatTCCCAGGGAACTGGGCCCCACTGCCCGGTGGGCTCAGGTAAAGCTCAGCTCAGGTcaagctgagctgctctgtgctctgggctttgctgtgccagtccctggagctggggacagcccttCCCGAGGATCCCAGTGTCCTCCCAGGGGATATTGAGTGCTGATACCATTTTCCACATCATCTGCAAAGACTTTGTGATCCTGTATTTTGTCCCACTGACTACAGCCTACCCCTGGCTTTCTGCATCTTCATGGAAGTGTTTTCTACTCCTCATTCTGGAAACACAAGCCAAAGTCAACTGGAAACTGTTACTGGCAAGTCAGCCTGGTAATGATCTCCTCTGTGGGAGCTGAGGGTGTAAATGGGTGTTTGAAGGGCCCTGACCCTGATTGGGATCATTGTTATTCCAGGTGATCCTGCTGTGTCATGGGCACAGTTCACGGTAAGATAAcctctgctggggcagtgcaTGATCTATCAAAGAgcaccaggaaccagcagcagctttggttGAGAAATAACTTCAACCCAATTTACTGCCAGTCAGTGTGAGAAATGTAAAAGACTGAAAGGAATAAACGTTGTGGACATTAAATGTAAAGAATCCATCTGAAGAGAAAGTACATTGCTTTTTTCCATAAATGTTTAGTAAATATTAAAGAACTAATGCAACCTAATCATTTTTTCACAGTATTGTGTTGCTTTGAGAGTATCCATAAAAGTTACATAGGTAAGAACAGATAAGACCCATCATGGGTTGTTGCCCTGTGTTCTGAGAATCGGGGTAATTACTCAGTTCTCTGGGCATTCCAAACTTCCTTATCCCAGCATCCCTGTGGCCTGATGGTATTCACAGCACAAGTGAATACAGGAGAAAACCTTCAGCAGGAGGAGCCTCTccacctgcactgctgagctgagaGAGACCCCCAAGCACCCGATGGAGCCACGTGCTGgtcccatgtccccaatgctggtcccatgtccccagtgctggtcccatgtccccaggggctgggtcccgtgtccccagtgctgctcccttgtCCCCAGTGCTGGTCCCATGTCCCGAGTGATGGTCCCGTGTCCCCATTGCtgctcccctgtccccaggggctggttgtgtccccaggggctggtTGTGTCCCCAGTGCTGGTCCCGTGTCCTGGGTGGCCCCTGCCGTGCTCTTTCCCCTCTGTCCAGCCTCCCCCtcgggcacagcccctgccctgctccccgctctcctcccagggctgcagggatgtgctgggctctcCCTGGGGAACGTTTCTCACTGAGtgactgagctgctgctgctgaggctccctgggctgctcacTGCCACCATCCCCTGGCTCAGAACCAGCTCAGGTACACGCTGGGAGGATTCAAAAAGCTTGAGTGAAAAGTGGGGGGTTATGAGATAATTGGCTTCTAATTTGTTTTTTAGTGCTAATTCCCGTTGCAGCAATACAGACCCACCTACAAAGTGCTGTAAAGGTGGAgctggtgcagagctgggaattcaAGGACAGGGATCTTTGCCCTTACCTTTGCAATGCCATAAAAGCCCCAGAGATAAACACAGCCAAGGGGGGCCCCTGAGCTGGgatcctgctccctgccctgcccctgtgctcaGGCCTGGCTTTGCAGGGGTTCAGCTGGGGGAGGCTGAAAGAACCCAGCAGGTTTGGTGCTCCCCATCCCAGGGAACCAGGCTGGAGTCCTTCCCAAACGTGCTggatgggctgcagcttttctgctgtGTATTTCCTGTTGTTCTTTAATAACTCTATTCCTGGAACTGTGTGACTTCAGTTGTGATGCCAAGCAACAACACAACCTTAGCTCTCAagggctgggagccagggcccttttgggatttttttttccccttggagtTCAGGCTCCAGTTTTCATTTCCAGCTCCCTTTGCTTCTGCAGAGTGAGGGGACATCAGCAGTTTCTGAACAGAAAACTCGATGCCTGAGTagcaaggagaaaaggaaagggtgACAATGGGTCTGGTGAATGTGGAGGAGGAGAGGTTGTGTCCAGTAGTGCCCCTAAACTCTGAGATGATTGAGCAAGTTTCTTTCAGctttcacagaaaaagaagcaatgTTATCAAAATAAGGGGGGGACCCCCAGACCACTTCAGTGGAATTGATCAGCTGACAAACCTTGTGAAGATAAACCACTCTGCTGattctgcctctgctctctgTGGGTTCAGAGGAGCTGACAGagtcctgctccttcccaacCCCAGCTCGAGTGCAGGGCAGGGCGGCTGCAGCCACACAGACCTGCCGGGGCGCCGGAGCCCTCCTTGCTCTCCCATGCCtggaggcacagcagggccataaggagctggaaatgctggGCACAAGAGAGCCCTGGGACGTGCTGGTTTGGGGCCAAAACAGCCTTGAGGCAAATGGAGAGTTTTGAAAGCAAAgactctgctctcccagcctcagtgggccctggagcagcaggctggCTCCTGGGGAAAGTGAGAAAAGGTTCCAGTGaccccagcacccccagtgtGGTTTctggctgctgatgctgctgctgccctgggctggggccagccctgcctgacTCAGGAGCcctctgccacctctgccacctctgctgtctctggggctctgctgctttgtgtgGGATAACCAGGCCTCAAGTACACAAATGTTTCTAGGGCTAAAGacagaatttaataaaaataaacgcttctgggaaagctgtttttttctcgtttttgttgttgttattgtcgTTCTCTGGCTGAGTTTATAAACCCAGGAAATGGCACCTGGCAGATGCTGTGTGAGGGAAATGAGGTGTGATGAACCCATGGTGCAGGTGAGGGACCCACAGGCACTGGGCACCTCTGCATGGCAGCAGCTACACACAAGGAGCAGAGCTCATGAGGGACAAGAGGCCCAGGTGCAGCTAAAAggggaggaaacaaaaaaaatcctgataaTTAAACAAGGGACCATGTGAGAGCCACAAATCCAGTCCTGGGGATAGGACAGGGATAGCTCAGAGTGATTCAGGTtccagcagcatctgcagctTAGTGAGCATGGGGTGCTAAGGAATTTAGAGCGCATTAGGGATTGTGCCTCTTCCTGGGAGCAAGGCTAATCCCTGAGCACCCTCCcagacacaggaacagggcCCTGGGGAAATCCAAGGGAGGTTAAAGGCCTGGTAATCCCCTGGGGAAAACAGACCGGCTCCAAAACAGCACGTCCCCAGGAGGGCAGAAGGCAATGAATGAATTCTGATAAAGCACTTTCTCTCCCAGGGGCCTGTTTGAGTGAACTGCCACTGGCTTGAACTCTGAGCTGCAATTTTTCCCTTATCTCCAATGCTGACAGTCACCTGCATGATCATCCTCTGATAGATGTGGTAACTGCAGCCCCTCAGGACAAAGAGAAACAGGCTGGACAGCTCTGGCATTTGGGCCATTTTTCTTCAGCCCTAGGATCACAGCCTCTGTGTCTCCACCCTCCCCATTTGGGGATATTCTCCATGTGCCACCACCACAGTGAGGTGGGACAGGCCATATTCACCTCAGCTGTGTGACAGATGACAGAAATCACCTTTGATCCTTTACCACACACTGCACAGCCTTGTGGCACCACTGGTGCCTGGAGGGCCTGGTGCCCAGAAAGATCATCCAGATTCTTTATCCTTTATCCTGGAACCATTCCATGTGTCCTGGTTTTAAATCAGCACCAGGAGGTACAAAGTCAAATTTGCTGAGAAGCCCACTTACAAGGGGTTACTTTTCCCGGTCGCTTCTTCCCtctgcctcagggctctgttGCACCCGTGGGTGATGGACACAAActgcagtgggagctgtttAAGGTGAAATCACCCAGAGCCGTGCTAGGCCCTGctctccccctgtcccctcatCCCCTGGGGGTACttggggctcagccccagcccctgccgtgctgtccctgccctctcctctcGCAGCTCCTCATCCGCACCAGCCGTGCCCGGCCCTGTCCGTGTCCGGCTCTGTCCGTGGCACTTTGCCATCacagcctgccagggctggccctgTCATCATCACACCTGGTTTTTGTAACCGAGCGTTCCCTCCTGTGCCAAAACACGAGCGGGATTcccgggagcagccccgggcactGGGCCGGGGTTCCCTGGGTGCGAACACATCGGGATtagctccaggctctgctcgcCGGCCAAGTCCCGCTGCCCAGCCCTTGACACGGTTCCACTGACTCGGCCGGGGCTCGGAGCACTTGACAGAAATGATGGAAGGCTCTCAAATCCTGACTGGCAGGGGAGGGGATGAATAATGGTTGGATTTATTGTTTTGTTCTAAAGGCAGGCGGGCATGCGGTGAAACCAGCAGATGTCAGGTTCAATGTCCACAAAGGGTGGCGTTTTCTTTACGCCAGGTGCAGCAAAACTGTGTGGGATTCATTATTTCAGGATTTACGGGCTTTACACAGGCTCAAAAGCCAACCAGACAAGACCACGAAAGAGAAATCCATTGAGATCTCCGGGCACAAAGGCACATTGTTGGCTCTGGACGTGCCTGAGCCGTGAGTCACCAGAGGCGGGGAAATGTCTCTGCCCGCTCGCTCCGCTTTATCCCCAGCCCCGGGCACCCTGCGGCCCTGCTGGAGGCAGATGGAGCGTGATGGAGCCGTGCTCCAGGGGTACAGCAGGTCATGCGTGAGCCTCGCAGCACCCGGAGTTATTCGAGGTGaaaggctggagctgcctcctgcGGGCACCGGGCAGGGGAACCGCGGCAATAAAAGCTGTTCCCAGTGGTATTGTGGAAAATGCGGGtgttttatgattggcttttcgcaaatattcaaatgaatattgtatgtgttgtgttagaaagtgatgctgtgttaattctcttaagtactgtgttaaatatatataaaaaaagttaaaatagaaactatgctatgtaagatactttttttaaagaaaggactcacagcaAGATAACAGCCACAGGACActtaaatctttcagagaaaaagaatttattgccctcttatcagaagaaacaaacttcttcccgcctcgaaGGCGCTTTTAGGATTgggaggaagaagttgacgatcaccagacagaatcctgtgtttgaatggaatttatgcatgtatgaagtgtatgaatatgcaacaggctgttgcttttaagagttaatcctttgttaaggagtgtcctttttcgggctcctgctgcccagaaaaaggtacccggacatccgtaactctttgtatttattatctcatattgtcctaattcaatttgtccaaattgttgttactctaattgtattactatttttaataaccattttattactattaaacttttaaaattttagaaacaaGTTTTTCACAGGTATCATTGCCGGGTCTCGTTTGAAGAGGGAGCGATTGCTCTGTTGTGGCTCGCAGTGCAAAGGTAGGAGCGTTATCAGCAGGACACGGAGCTGCTCCCGTAAACACAGCTGCGCTTTGGGCTCCCGGCGGGGGCAGTGCGGGCCGGGCGCGGCTCGGGGACCTCCCCGAGCCCTGCCCAAAGGTAATTCGATGTCACGCGTGCCGTGTCCCCCGAGTCTCCCAGGGGAGGATTCGGGAGGCGTGGGAAGCGCTACTGCGCTGCCGAGCGATGGTTTCCTAATTGCGCACACTTCCCAAAGGCACCTGCGGGCGGCTGATAACAGGCGCTGACTGGAAATAACGCCGCGGCGGCACTTCTGCGTCCAACAAGTGCTGCCAATGAATCACTGAATTACTGAATCACAGAAATAGCTGGGGTTGGACGGGACCTCTGGAGATCGTCCTGTGCAGCCCCCTGCCAAGACAGAGTCTTGGTGACTCAGGAACGcttccaggtgggtttgggatgtCTCCACAGAGGGAGGACGACCCTCCAcgacctccctgagcagcaaaGAGCAAAATGGGAAAAGTGTTCTCCCACTCTGCTGCCATGTGCCATGGAAAACTCCACTTGTGTCCTCAGAGCTCTCCCCAAAACACTCCTCTGACTGTCCGGGTAGCACAGACAGTGCTCCAGAGTCAGGGGCTGGTTCCCTGTTCCTGCACAAGCACCTGCTCTGCCTGCGAAGGAGGTGACCCCGAAAGGCGTTTATCGACCCTGCCCTCGGCTGGCACCAGACGGAGCACTTCGGGATGGGGGAATGGGCACATATggctgttttgtattttttgtgattctgtgtcCATCACCATGGCTCGTGTCCCGGGCCGGGGGTCCCCTCTCTGAGGGGAGGGCGAtggggcggcggggcccggccggtTCCCAGCCCGGGGATGCGGCACCACCTCAGGTCACGTCACCGTGCCCGGGCCCCGCCGCTGtccggcagccccggggcccTTGTCCCGGGCAGCGGGACGGAGCGCTGACCCCGGCCCGGAgaggggcggccccggcgcacctccggccccgccccggccccgcgggaacggccctgcccggcccgggggcggggccgcggggccgccccggtgcggcggggcccggcccgcAGAGCCCCAGCGCCGCCGCCATGAGCAGCGCGGAGCCGCCGCTCGGCGCCGGGCCGCGGGCAGCGCCCGCCTGGCAGCGGGAGATCCTGGAGCGCAAGCGGGCCAAGCtggccggggcgggcggcgaGCCCGAGCCCCCGGCCGGGGAGCGGCTGGTGGTGGCGGAGAGCCTGGGCCCGCTCCGCGAGAACCCCTTCATGCGGCTGGAGAGCGAGCGGCGCCGGCTGCGGCAGGGAcggcccgggcccggcgccgcgGCGCGGccgctgcagcagctgctggagctgtacAGCGCCGTGCCCGGCATCCGCACCATCCGCGCCGACAACATCCTCATCATCGAGTCCCGCGCCGACCCCGCCGCCTGCTTCGCCGCGGGGGAtgcgccgcccgcccgccgccgggACCCGGCCGGCGCCGACCCGCTGCgggagctgctggcccggcGCGGCGCCGCGCTCGCCGAGATCCGCGCCGACCAGGTCGTCATCTACGAGACGGCCGAGCCGCCGGAGCCGCTCGAGGCGGCCGAGCCGGGCACCGTCAGCCGCCTCCTGGAGAAGTTCGGGCagcggccgcggggccgccgtCGCCGCGTTGGGGACGCGCTGCCCGGGAtcggcggggccgcggctccGCCGCAGGTGGGACCGGGCGCTGCccgggccgcgccgcccgcTCCGCCCGCGGGACCCGGCTCCCCCCGTGCCCCCGTGCCCCTCCAGAAGGGGTCCGGCTTCCCCCGGGCTCCGGCGCCAAAGGCGGGACCGGCATCTCCGCCCGCGGTCCCGGCCACCCCTCCGCCGCTCCCGGCTCCCCCCCGGGCCGCCACCCCTCCAGCGGTGCCAGCGGCCCCCCAGCCCACAGTCCTGCCGCCGGCTTCCCCCCGGGCTGTCACCCCCCCGGCCACGGTTTCCCCTCGGGCTGTCACCCCCCAACCCACGGCACCCCCGCGGGCTGTCACCCCCCAGCCcgcaccacctccccgggctGTCACCCCCCAGCCCGCACCACCGCCCCGGGTTGTCACCCCCCAGCCCGCACCACCGCCCCGGGTTGTCACCCCTCAGcccgtgtccccccagcccaccccgGCTCCCCCCCGGGCTTTCACCCCCGAGCCCGCAGCCCCCCAGCCCGCCCCGGCTCTCCCCCgggctgcagccccccaggcggccccagctgcccccaaggCTGCGGCCCCTCAGGCCAACTGCTTTGTCCACAAGATCAGCTCCAACTCCTTCACGGTCACACCCCGGGGGCAGCTCCCCAGCGCCCGCGTCCCCGAGCCCAGCGCTGTCTCCGCCGGCCGCCCCGCAACGCCCAAGGGGCCACCAGTGCCATCCACCAGCCCTTCCCATGCCAGAGCCAACGCCAGGAGGCCAAAGCCGGAGGAGGCCGAGGTGGCCGTGTCCcccctgcccagtgccagtccggcccccagtgccaccggCGCCGTTCGGCCGCTCTCCGCCTCAGCCCCCCGGGCCGGGGGCTCCTTCGAAATCCTCCCGGCCCCCAAACCCGACCTGGCGGCCATCCCAGCCCACGATCTGCAGGCACAGGCTCTGGCCAAGCTGCGCCTGAATTCGCGCAATTCCTTCGTGTTCGTGCCCCGCCGGGAGGGCAGCCCGGCTCGGCCGCCGGCGCAGATTGCCaggccggggccgccgccaccgccctCGGAGGAGAAGGCACCCCCGGAGCCCCCGAGGGCTCCCGCCCCCGAGCAGGAAGAGCCCATCACTTCCCCAGCGGCGCCTCTGGATCCTCTGGTACCCGTGACTTACATCGATGACATTGTGGAGCCGGACAGCGGGGCTGGCGCGGCTGCGAGGACGGGGAGCTTGGCGGATCAGCCCGGAGCAGCTGGCCCCGACCTGGAGATGGAGTTTTCCTCTGTCCCCCTCTACAGACCGCACTCTGCCCCCCAGCAGAAGGGAGGCAGCACCTTCACTGTCGTGCCCAAAAGGAAGCCCGTGGCCCCGGGGCTGCAGGCTGTCCCCGATGCCAGCGGAAGGCCGCAgcgggaggaagaggaggaggaggaggagagcaaaGCGAGAGGCAAAGCCGTGGAGAACACTGATGGGCCTCAAGTGGGGGTACCCCATAAAAAGCGCTACCCCACGGTGAACGAGATCGAAGTGATCGGGGGGTACCTGTCCCTGGAGAGGTCCTGCATGAGCAAGACGGGCTCACGGCGCAAGAAGGTAACTGGGCACTGtgtgctcagcagccaggctgcgagtgtccctgggctgctttGGGTCTGGCTGCTCatgaggcactgctgggaacagGGCAGTGTGTTTGCCCCCTGTGGGAGCCAGAGGCTGCCCTCAGACCTGGCTGAAGCTGGGGGTAAAACAGACTGGAAAACAGGAGAGGGAAGGTGTAACCCCACCACACTGATGCGAAGGACATTTCAGAATGGTGATGAAGGAACCAGAGATTAATATTTCTCATGGTATCCAATATTAGGACAGTTTGCAACTCTGCAAGCCCAGTGCCTTATTTGCTTTTACTGTCTCCTGGAACTTTAAAGGGTTCCTAAAGGGGAACCACAGCTGGGAGATGGGACTTGGTGTGTTAAACAGAATTTGCCctcagggaggggacactggggactgTCCCACAAAGCAGCTGAGGGTGGGATATGCCCTGTGACAGCTGCAGGGcctctcccaccccagcccttcTTGGAGATACGATAATGGAAAGTGAAGTATTTCAGGAATTTAGGAAATCAGGGGGAGCTGCGTgcttggagcagctgtgggcttgccctctccctctgctctgctcgcTGTGTCTGAGGGGTTGGACGTGTTGAGCTGCCCGTGGTCCCCCAGCAGTGTGGCAATGGTGTCTTCCCCTCATTAGTGATCTATTGATAGAGGCTCAAGAATTAGGTCTCGATTAGGCAGAAAGAGATCAGCAAGAACTTAACTCCCATTGATAGGATTATACCACCTGCTTCTTCTGAATGTGCAGCTACAGCTCTGACAATCCAGGAGATGCTGATTGCTCCAAATGCCTTTGGAGTCAGTGAATGCCAGATTTTCTCATGGCTTGGGGCGTAGCATAGATCCTTGTGAGCCCTAAATTGAAAATTAATCTTTGTAGAGCTTGCTGAAATGCATCTGGACGTGACAAGAGGAGTGGGGAGAGTTTTGGGCTCTGAGGGCAGCACACTGAGGTGGCAGATCCCGACTTTTAGGGCTGTGGTGTGACATATTTTTCCATAGTGGGAATTGTTGTGGGACATTTCCGTTACCCAAATCCAAATAGATAACTGAGGGACTGAATCCACGTGGGTGCCTGAGGCACTGAGCATTATAATTTGAGGCAATCCTTTGAGCAGGATGCATCTCATTTGAAGggaggcaggcagtgctgcttccCTGGCTTAACGCTGTCAAATTCCTCCCTAAGCACATGCAGCCTGTGGTAATTTGATGGTGACTAATGCCGGGAGCAGGTCTGGAGCACCTTGAGAGACAGAGCAAGCAAATGAGCAGGAGTGTTGATTCCTGCTCAGTGCTCCTGaagtttttccttgttttcctacAGGGAAGTGCTTGGTCAGACTGGAGTTGTTCTGCTGCCTAAACACCTGCTGGCTTGCACTCATTGCAGCTGTTTTGGCTCTGTTCAGGTTCAGTTTGGGGTGTTAATTTGATTTACACCAAATCAAGTGTGTGGTATAAATATTAAAGCAGCATTTACAGTTGTGAGTGCTCTTAGGatggagcagagggcacagagaaTCTTGTGGGATGGTCATATTTGGGTCAGCCCTACTTCTGATGGAGCTGAGGAGCTGATTTTTCTGAGCAGGGGATGCTGTTGGGGCACAAGGAACAAAGCCTCAAATAAAACCAGTTAAATGGTGTCCAGTGGAAGGTATCCTTGTCAGTacaaaaaggagggagggagatgaGCACAAGTCCAGTGCAGTGGCTGAattgttttttggttggtcAAACCCAGAGAAGTCATGGCATGTccagccttggagctgtctgaAACTTGCCAGGGGAAAACTTTGAGCAGCTGGCAAGTCAGTCTTGCTGAAGTCAGGAATTTGGGCTACAGACCTCCAGAGGACCTTTCCCAGCCTAAAATATCGTGTGATATTGGTTAACTACTGTTTTGTGTGTCAGTGGTGGATTTGTGTGACATTGGGCAGGTCATGGAGCTTCTCTGCCCCTGTTCTTATCAGCTTAACAGCATTATTtgccctgctgtgcagctgaGGTGCCAAATACTGCAaggtgcacacagagctgtgccctaAGAGCTGTGTGTGGGGTCGTGCTGCAGGAGAACTTGTGCAAACATCTGGTTTCTGAGAGGAGAGAGATTAAAAGGCAAAGGAGAAACTGCCTGTTATATTTGCAGAACTCAGGAAGCTGAAGCAAATAGGGATCCTTTGAAAAATAAGAtggagctgaaggaaaagagTCAAGACACGAGTTTCTGGGTGAAGTTAAATGTGGTATGGGAGAAACACCCATTTTTCTTTGAGTTCCTTCCTGCTCAGTCAAGCACAGAGTATGACTTTGTAGCAGGGTCTAGGAGATGCTGATGGGAGACAAATGGAAAGATTTCTGTTTACTCTTGACCCAGAGGATGTTTGTGGCTGTACTCTGGGTAATAAGGCTGAGTGTTGATGCCTGAAAAGGAAGGAGCTCGTATTAAGATGCATTCCTTGGTTTCTTCCCAAGAGAGCACTCTGTGTCTCCAAGGCAACCAGCCAAAAACAAGAGTTCTGTTTTGTAGCTGTCTCGGGGTTTTCAGAAACTTGATTTTGGCCTGAATTGGGCAGAAACAGACTGTTCTTGTGAGCTGGGACCTGCAGTTGTTTGTTAAAACCaatcctctttcttttttgggGTGTCAAAACCTGATGCTGGTTTTagtgagcagctcctgtgtaTTTTGGGGTGAACAAGCCCTTCTTGTGCCAAGCATCTTCCTTTCTAAACCTTGCTTTGTAAAGATCTTTAATTATGCTCCATATTTAAGAAAGTAGTGCTTAGTGAAACTTCAAGAACTTGGAAAAGTTTAACTGTTTGCTGATGCCCAGCAGGAATCTGGGAGATAAAAAGGTCAGCAGAGTCTGGAAATGCTGTGGATCAGTGGCTGGCTGTGCAGTCAGGGGTAATGATTTATTAGGAAGGAGGGTGTCAGCCCTGCCAGTTGCACACCACTGTTCTGTGAGATGCAAATGGTGTTTTTCCTGAAATGTAGAAATTCAGCCTCCCTTTTCCATCCCCATGTGTGGCCTCTGGTTGCCTGactgtggcagcagtgccagccaagtggagctgctgtggtctGAGTGCCCTGATCCACATCCTCCGTGGCTTTTTGGGAGGgaggctgggacaggctgggttCCAGCACTGCCGTGCACAGAgggagctccagcccctgctcctgcctgctggcagtggctgtggcacttGTCACCTTGCTGTGGcctgggggatgctgctgcttcaAGGCCTTTCAGGATAAACAACTTGATTGCTCGTTCCAGACCTTCAGATATGtgaagcagctctgggggttGGAGCTGGAGCTtgctgagggagaggagaatGATGTATTGGAAATACAAAAtctgttcccagctctgttgtggagctgctgtggggggacAGGGGCTGTGAAGGTCGGTGTGGGATGGGACACATCAGGGTCTGCAGGTGgagggcagagccccagccctgctcaccccgGGGGATGgatgagctggagctgctgtgctcctgcagcttcagGTGCCTTCAGGGCTGTTCatctgctctggggctgtttTGAGGTCTCTCCAGGCAGTACCACCAGCAGTTCAGATAAAGCACTGTGGATGGGACTCCATCTGAGAAGTGTGTTTGCAGCTCCAAAGGgatgtgccaggagctgctgggcagctgctggaggagctggctgAGCTCTCAGAGAGGACAGGATGCATGTGCAGGGGTGGAAGGAGACCTACTGACCTTTATTCtaaactgggaatggggcagagGATGCAGCACACTGTTGGTGACCTCTGCTCAGGGCTTCTCTTTGTTATTGAAGTAAAGGCAtgtcagcagtgccaggaggaagggaaggctttgctgcaggatgtgcaTCTTTGGGATCTCAGAGGATAAAATCTTGCTCATCTGGGCTGACAAGAGTCAGTGGTGGTTTGGTTACCTGCCAGAATAACGTCCAATAGAGTTGTTGGTGAGATAGAAATCTGGGTTTCTGGAGAACATGTGGTTGGTGTGTGGAGGAGAGCTGGGCAaggacagagcagtgcagggctATTACAGCGTCTTGAGTGGGTTACTggaggtgagagagagacgagaatcttgttttttgatcagaaggctggatttattgacgtatgatatataatacattatgactatactaaatagaataaagagagaagttgcagaggctttttaagctaagaatagaaagaaagaatctataacaaagttgtgtctagggactctgtccctagcttgcacttgtgattggcctttaattataaacatgggaacatgaactAATCACAGGTTAAAATAGGTGCATCTtattgcattctacagcagctgataacaattgtttacattctctttctgaagctcttgcttcccagaaaatgcagaaatctgaa
Protein-coding sequences here:
- the TPRN gene encoding taperin; translated protein: MSSAEPPLGAGPRAAPAWQREILERKRAKLAGAGGEPEPPAGERLVVAESLGPLRENPFMRLESERRRLRQGRPGPGAAARPLQQLLELYSAVPGIRTIRADNILIIESRADPAACFAAGDAPPARRRDPAGADPLRELLARRGAALAEIRADQVVIYETAEPPEPLEAAEPGTVSRLLEKFGQRPRGRRRRVGDALPGIGGAAAPPQVGPGAARAAPPAPPAGPGSPRAPVPLQKGSGFPRAPAPKAGPASPPAVPATPPPLPAPPRAATPPAVPAAPQPTVLPPASPRAVTPPATVSPRAVTPQPTAPPRAVTPQPAPPPRAVTPQPAPPPRVVTPQPAPPPRPAAPQPAPALPRAAAPQAAPAAPKAAAPQANCFVHKISSNSFTVTPRGQLPSARVPEPSAVSAGRPATPKGPPVPSTSPSHARANARRPKPEEAEVAVSPLPSASPAPSATGAVRPLSASAPRAGGSFEILPAPKPDLAAIPAHDLQAQALAKLRLNSRNSFVFVPRREGSPARPPAQIARPGPPPPPSEEKAPPEPPRAPAPEQEEPITSPAAPLDPLVPVTYIDDIVEPDSGAGAAARTGSLADQPGAAGPDLEMEFSSVPLYRPHSAPQQKGGSTFTVVPKRKPVAPGLQAVPDASGRPQREEEEEEEESKARGKAVENTDGPQVGVPHKKRYPTVNEIEVIGGYLSLERSCMSKTGSRRKKMKISFNETSLQTMFEYPSESSLAEEDEEEEGHTSETDEKSRTFYIPRPNSTLHPSTPNSADLSSYTPKHSVKFSEWQEQKYEGPAAEGSLPKDADSQGNQVMLTPAEKGGLSDFSSEPALYF